The following are encoded in a window of Etheostoma cragini isolate CJK2018 chromosome 7, CSU_Ecrag_1.0, whole genome shotgun sequence genomic DNA:
- the cbln4 gene encoding cerebellin-4 → MLISLLLMLSWTVFSEVARAQNDTEPIVLEGKCLVVCDSNPTTDWKASSSPLGISVRAANSKVAFSAVRSNNHEPSEMSNKTRIIYFDQVLVNIGNYFTFESVFLSPRKGIYSFNFHVIKVYQSQTIQVNLMLNGKPVISAFAGDKDVTREAATNGVLLYLEKEDKVYLKLEKGNLVGGWQYSTFSGFLVFPL, encoded by the exons ATGTTGATCTCCCTCTTACTGATGCTCAGCTGGACTGTGTTCTCGGAAGTGGCGAGAGCCCAGAATGACACGGAGCCTATTGTCCTGGAGGGGAAATGTCTCGTGGTCTGCGACTCCAACCCGACCACGGACTGGAAGGCTTCGTCCTCCCCCCTCGGCATCTCAGTGCGCGCCGCCAACTCCAAGGTGGCTTTCTCTGCAGTCCGGAGCAACAACCACGAACCGTCGGAGATGAGCAACAAAACGAGAATAATCTACTTCGACCAG GTTCTTGTGAATATAGGAAACTACTTCACATTTGAATCAGTATTTTTGTCCCCAAGAAAAGGCATCTACAGTTTTAACTTCCATGTCATTAAAGTGTACCAGAGCCAAACCATACAG GTGAACTTAATGTTGAATGGGAAACCAGTCATCTCGGCTTTTGCGGGTGACAAAGATGTAACTCGTGAGGCGGCCACCAATGGAGTTCTGCTCTATCTAGAAAAAGAGGACAAGGTCTACTTAAAGCTGGAAAAGGGAAACCTAGTTGGTGGATGGCAATACTCCACATTTTCTGGCTTTCTTGTGTTCcctctgtaa